Proteins from a single region of Mus pahari chromosome 2, PAHARI_EIJ_v1.1, whole genome shotgun sequence:
- the Smarcad1 gene encoding SWI/SNF-related matrix-associated actin-dependent regulator of chromatin subfamily A containing DEAD/H box 1 isoform X2, giving the protein MNLFNLDRFRFEKRSKIEEAPEAAPQPSQAGPSSPISLSAEEENAEGEGSRANTPDSDVTEKTGSDFVPLSLCETAWTGWL; this is encoded by the exons ATGAATCTTTTCAACTTGGACCGTTTTCGCTTTGAGAAAAGGAGTAAGATTGAGGAAGCTCCCGAAGCAGCCCCTCAGCCCTCCCAGGCCGGTCCTTCGTCACCAATTTCTCTTAGTGCTGAAGAGGAGAATGCTGAAGGGGAAGGTAGCAGGGCAAACACCCCAGACTCAGATGTAACTGAGAAAACAG gatctgaCTTTGTACCCTTGAGCCTGTGTGAAACCGCGTGGActggatggctttga